Part of the Spinacia oleracea cultivar Varoflay chromosome 5, BTI_SOV_V1, whole genome shotgun sequence genome, acaataaatttattgtacaccttatgcgcgcaagaccttttgtatttTTAGTTTAACTTTATTACAAAGTTTACTCATTGATTGTACTTAGTTATACGGAGTAATCGTGTTCaaattctttatttattttagtttgtaTTTTCCGACAATAATTTCTCAATCCTTAATCTTATGCATTCTGATCTCGTCCCACAATCAAGTACTCCGGCCCTTCATAACTTGAAACTCCTCTTAGTTACATAAAAGTAGGTGGATTATGTAATTAGTGTAATATATAACAACTTatgtattatgaaaatatggagaaAAAGGggagagaaaaagagagaaacTAATTGTCGGTTGTTCTATTCATATATAGGCATATACGAAATATAATATATACGTACACATACATATATCATATAGGGgtaagggtataatgggcatccaccctaatttatattttataacacTCCCCTTTGCATGTCCATTATCAAAACAATACAATGCCTTATAATGCGCATGAAAtgctgcctcattaaaaaccttatcatgaaaacccagtgggaaaaaccatggttaagggaaaagAGTGCAACGCGCATTTACTCCCCTTAATGACAACATCACTGAAGACCTTTGAGACGGCGCAATCCAATGAGGTGAATCAACTTTTTAAAAGTAGAAGTAGGAAGCGCCTTATATAGTAAACAAATCTGCCAAATTTTCACTTGAACGAATCTGCAAGACATTTATCCATTCTTCTAAAGTTCATGAACGAATCTGCGCCTTATATAGTGAGATGCATGTGCTTTGTTCTATCACCTTTGATGTATCCTTCCTTGAGTTGTGCAATACATGTTGCATTATCttcatataaagttattggtgcctCTTTCCCGGAGGTTAAACCACAATCTTCTCTTATATGTTGAATGCCATACACATTCACGACTAGCCTCATGGATTGCTAAAATCTCATAATGATTAGAAGAAGTAGCTGCAATAATTTGCTTCATAGTACCCCAAGATATGGCAGTACCTCCACATGTGAATAGATATCCAGTTTGTGATCGACCAATATGAGGATCAGATAAATATCCTGCATCTGCAAAATCAACTAAACCTTCCTTGGATATATTAGGAAAGAACAAACTCATATCTTTTGTACCTTATAGGTAACGAAGTACATGTTTAATCTCATTCCAATGTCTCCGGGTTGGGCATGAGCTAAATCTTGCTATTCACAGAAAATGATATGGCAGGTCTTGTATGACTAGCAAGATACATCAATGCCCCAATTGCACTTAAATATGATACTTCCGAACAAAGAATTTCTTCATCATCTTCCCGATGATGGAAAGGGTCCTCATCCACATCGAGTGATCTTACAACCATAGGGTTACTCAATGGATGAGCTTGATTTATGGAGAACCTTTTTAGCACCTTTTCTGTATGTGTTGTTTGATGCACAAGGATTCCATTCTTTAGATGCTCAATTTGTAACcccaattttaaaaaaaaatctttccaagatctttcatttcaaattctttctttaaaCATTCCACTGTCATGGCAAGAAATCTCTTTTGGAGTTCTAACAATGTTTAGATCATCAACATACACTGCAATTATAACAAATTCTGATCCAAATCTCTTTATAAAAATGCATGGGCTAATATGATCATTCTTATAGCCTTCTTTCAACAAGTACTCACTAAGACGGTTTTACCACATACGCCCAGAATGTTTCAATCCATAAAGAGATCTATTCAATTTGATAGAGAAATGTTTTCGAGAACTTGTTTTTTTTGCTTCTGGCAACTTAAATCCTTCTGAGAGTTTCATATAGATATCATTATCCAGTGGGCCATACAAATAAGCTGTGACTACATCCATTAAACGTAAGTCAAGTCTCTCTCTCATTGCCAAACTGATTATATATCTTAAAATTGTTGCATCCACCACAGGAGAATATGTCTCATCATAATTAATACCTGGTATTTGTGAGAATCCTTGTGCAACTAATCTTGCTTTATATCTTTCAATTCATATCaccattttcatttttctttcgcACAAAGACCCATTTATGTCCCACTGGCTTTACATTTTCAGGTGTACGGACTACATGTCAAAATACTTCTCTTTTTACAAGAGATTTCAATACATCTTCAGGTGTACGAACTATCCATTTATAACGGTGTTTTTTAAAAGCGGGTTTATGAAGACTGATGTAATGCATGCTAGCTTTTAGCTTCTATTTCAGAGAGATGATGCCCAAAAAGCTAGAATATTCCAAATAAGAATTCCCTTTCTAGCAAGTACGCCCATTTTGATCGCCGGCAATAGCTAGTTGCTATTAGTATCACTAATCAACTTAATTAATTGTGAAATGATATCCTGGGAAGACTAATAGTCATAGAcgggaagtgataaatccaaggaaatttttacttcttccaaggaaatccacattttttcaaagatgatttccttggaagaagtgaattattccttggatttatcatttcccgTCATAGACTCATAGTGATGCATTaagtattactccctccgtttctttttgttctttacgttt contains:
- the LOC130461417 gene encoding secreted RxLR effector protein 161-like — translated: MVVRSLDVDEDPFHHREDDEEILCSEVSYLSAIGALMYLASHTRPAISFSEGLVDFADAGYLSDPHIGRSQTGYLFTCGGTAISWGTMKQIIAATSSNHYEILAIHEASRECVWHSTYKRRLWFNLRERGTNNFI